In Nodosilinea sp. FACHB-141, a single window of DNA contains:
- a CDS encoding tetratricopeptide repeat protein — translation MTTQARQLSDLLKAGIEQARLGYFEAAIAQFSQAVALDQTCAKGFYNRGCAHRDLGRNGAAIDDFSAALRLEPTFTNAYINRGSVYRLVGQLSEALGDLDRAIELQPTSVKAYGNRGRIKLDLEDYGGAIADFSVVLAEQPKFAKILLWRGLAYLKQGALAALAEHRREAYQFAVADFSRLLQSQPHHAEAYNYRAVAYFQLRNTYQATLDINRALDCQVDYAEAYINRGMLRHELGDFQGAIDDYTTVLELNPELQDRSYNQTLVGLALDSPDATLSEDTPLNLRFRLADLYDSRGLLRAQVGDMEGAIADYTLALRFNPHSGRILANRGRVFSRQEDYPAAIADFDCALEINESDAMAYCDRGYALYFLDEWELALDDFNCAIDISPSLAEAYIGRGHTNIRLGHGAALAMDDFRKALELSWDSRKSERSRPL, via the coding sequence ATGACAACCCAAGCCCGTCAGCTTAGCGACCTTCTCAAAGCCGGTATTGAGCAAGCCCGGTTGGGCTATTTTGAGGCGGCGATCGCCCAGTTTTCTCAAGCCGTTGCTTTAGATCAAACCTGTGCTAAGGGCTTTTACAACCGGGGCTGTGCCCACCGCGATCTGGGTCGCAATGGGGCTGCGATCGACGACTTTTCGGCGGCCCTGCGCCTAGAGCCGACCTTCACCAATGCCTACATCAACCGGGGCAGCGTCTATCGGCTGGTGGGTCAGCTAAGCGAGGCCCTGGGAGACCTGGATCGGGCTATCGAACTCCAGCCGACTTCGGTGAAAGCCTACGGCAACCGGGGCCGCATCAAGCTCGATTTAGAAGACTACGGCGGGGCGATCGCAGACTTTTCGGTGGTGCTGGCCGAGCAGCCTAAGTTTGCCAAAATTTTGCTGTGGCGAGGGTTGGCCTACCTCAAACAGGGGGCCCTGGCCGCCCTGGCCGAACACCGCCGCGAAGCCTACCAGTTTGCTGTTGCCGACTTTTCTCGGCTGTTGCAGAGCCAGCCTCACCACGCCGAAGCCTACAATTACCGGGCGGTGGCCTATTTTCAACTGCGCAACACCTACCAGGCTACCCTCGACATCAACCGCGCCCTCGATTGCCAGGTTGACTATGCCGAGGCCTACATCAACCGGGGTATGCTGCGCCACGAGCTGGGCGATTTTCAAGGGGCAATCGACGACTACACCACGGTGCTAGAGCTTAACCCCGAGCTGCAAGACCGCTCCTACAACCAAACTCTGGTGGGCCTGGCCCTCGACAGCCCCGACGCCACCCTGAGCGAAGACACCCCCCTCAACTTGCGCTTTCGCCTGGCCGACCTGTATGACAGCCGGGGGCTGCTACGGGCCCAGGTGGGCGACATGGAGGGGGCGATCGCCGACTACACTCTGGCTCTGCGCTTTAACCCCCACAGCGGTCGCATCTTGGCTAACCGAGGCCGCGTGTTTAGCCGCCAAGAAGACTATCCAGCGGCGATCGCTGATTTTGACTGCGCCCTAGAGATAAACGAGAGTGATGCCATGGCATACTGCGATCGCGGCTACGCCCTTTACTTTCTTGACGAGTGGGAGCTAGCTCTCGACGACTTCAACTGCGCCATTGATATCAGCCCCTCCCTAGCCGAGGCCTATATCGGGCGCGGCCACACTAATATTCGTCTGGGCCATGGGGCTGCCCTGGCTATGGATGACTTTCGCAAAGCCTTAGAGCTGTCGTGGGATAGCCGCAAATCGGAGCGATCGCGCCCGCTCTAG
- a CDS encoding cysteine desulfurase family protein, which produces MVHRPIYLDCHATTPVDLRVVEAMLPFFTEHFGNPASLTHAYGWEAEAAVTKARETLAAAIHASPEEIVFTSGATEANNLAIKGIAEACFSRGRHIITVQTEHSAVLDPCRYLESLGFEVTYLPVRPDGLLDLDALEKAFRDDTVLVSVMTANNEIGVLQPLAEIGARCRDRNVFFHSDGAQAIAKIPLDVEAMNLDLLSLTAHKVYGPKGIGALYVRRRPRVPLAPQLHGGGHERGLRSGTLYPPQIVGFAKAVELGLAEMEEESARLIALRQRLWDSLQPLGRMHLNGHANLRLPGNLNVSFEGVDGQALLLGLRGIVALSSGAACSTASTAPSPVLKALGREDGLAYASLRFGLGRFTTAAEIDQVAAGVVATVQALRQATV; this is translated from the coding sequence CAACCCCGCTAGCCTTACCCACGCCTACGGGTGGGAGGCCGAGGCGGCAGTGACGAAGGCCAGGGAAACCCTTGCCGCCGCTATTCACGCCAGCCCTGAAGAGATCGTCTTTACCAGCGGGGCCACCGAGGCCAACAACCTGGCGATTAAGGGTATCGCCGAAGCCTGCTTTAGCCGGGGGCGACACATTATTACGGTGCAGACCGAGCACAGCGCTGTGCTCGACCCCTGCCGGTATCTCGAATCTTTGGGCTTTGAGGTTACCTACTTGCCGGTGCGGCCCGACGGGCTATTGGATCTCGATGCTTTGGAGAAAGCTTTTCGCGACGATACCGTGCTGGTGTCGGTGATGACGGCTAACAACGAGATTGGGGTGCTGCAACCCCTGGCCGAGATTGGGGCGCGGTGCCGCGATCGCAACGTCTTCTTCCACAGCGATGGGGCCCAGGCGATCGCCAAAATTCCCCTCGACGTAGAGGCCATGAATTTAGATCTGCTGTCGCTGACGGCCCACAAGGTCTACGGCCCCAAGGGCATCGGTGCTCTCTACGTGCGGCGACGACCAAGGGTGCCTCTGGCTCCGCAGCTCCATGGCGGCGGTCACGAGCGGGGTCTCAGATCGGGCACCCTATACCCGCCCCAAATCGTAGGATTTGCCAAGGCAGTGGAGCTAGGTCTAGCCGAAATGGAAGAAGAATCTGCTCGGCTGATCGCACTGCGCCAGCGCCTGTGGGACAGCTTGCAACCTTTGGGCAGAATGCATCTCAACGGCCATGCCAATTTGCGACTGCCCGGTAACCTCAATGTCAGCTTTGAGGGGGTCGATGGTCAGGCGCTGCTGCTGGGGCTGCGGGGAATTGTGGCGCTGTCATCAGGGGCGGCCTGTAGCACCGCCAGCACCGCCCCTTCCCCCGTGCTCAAGGCCCTGGGGCGGGAGGATGGGCTGGCCTACGCCTCGCTGCGTTTTGGCCTGGGGCGGTTTACTACCGCTGCTGAGATCGACCAGGTGGCAGCTGGGGTGGTGGCCACGGTGCAGGCGCTGCGTCAGGCGACGGTTTGA